The sequence ACATGCGACAAGAGAGTACATGTGCGAGTCCCTGATCCAGTGGTTGTGTCATGGTTGCCGTGGTGCCTGATCATGCACCATCCCCATCAAAAACATATCAACATCCTTATATTGAATCTTAAATGGTTTTCtaaaagtttgtgtttgttgcaaGCAAGAACAAAATTCCCCAAAACTGGAGATACAAGGTTTTTCTTGTCTGTTCATTGAGTGAAGATACATGCTGCAACGTCAATAATATTTCTCTTGTGTTTAATAATATTAGTGTGTCAATATTCTCTTTTTATTCTATACAATTTAATTACGTCATtgatatctatttttttaagcGTACACCTTTTTTATTCCTGTACACTTCGGTAAAGTAAAATTATTGTTTAGACACTATTACTGTGTaaatctttattatttattaacttatttaaaaaaaaaatagatcctAAAATTGAGCGTGTGTTTCTTGATACAAGAAATACTAAGGCAGGCTGCCACATTGGAATTATGAAAAATCACTTCCAGattttgtcatttgaaaaagaaaggaaataaatTGACTCAGTTATGGATCTAATGAGTCAATAAGAAGATTTGTACAGTGAACAATTAATCCTATTTTATTTGGCTATGAAAAAGGCCTACAAGGAGTAATTATgtgtttacatactgtatattcacacAAATATTTGCACAATTCTTGGATACATAGAGTTTTATTTAGATATAAGTAATTGTAATGAATACAATGTATGAAACTTTTTTTACAAtgccatttgtttatttttggttgTGTTCCCTCTCAGACTGCTTTTTGTGCTACATTATTGTGGATTTCCCTGCTGAGGATAAAGATAGTCTTATCTTATGTAATCTTTTAAAATATGGATCTACAAGCTAAAGTTATTGCTTCCTACATCCATCAGAGAAATtgatggataaaaaaaattgtttttctctgaaatgtatgTAGACGAAGTCTCACAAAATAGAACTGAACCCATCAgaaatgtacttaagtataatATTGATACCATTTATctactgtgtttgtttttaaagggcTTTTTTTCAGTGAGCCAGTCATCTGCTACTATTTGGACGGGGTCCTGGTTCTTTACTGCATCTTTGCCACAGGGCTCCTCTTCAGAGAAAAGGTGAGAGCAGGCTTCAGGCTCACCAGGCTGTTTAACGATAATTAGTTGATTCACTGTTTTGCTGACTGTCAATTTATCATGATTAATCAATGATAATAAGAATAGAAATATTCATTAAGTTCATTAAATATCTGTTATTCgatgttgttttcttcttctctgtgcaGTTTTACATCCCATCCGTGCCTAGAGTAGCTGTAAGTCTCCATGTTTTCTATTTCGGTACTGTCTATGCAGTGATATAAATTGTGTCTATTTATGTGTATCTGCTTGAATATATGCATTtcactttttgtgtttcttctcaCTGACTAAACAGGAAGATGGAGGCATTTACCAAGTAAGTAACTCTCACACTTTATGCCCAAAATATGTGTAACTCTGCTGCTTGGCTTCAGTTTTTGTTTCATAATTTCATATTGCCTCTACAGGAGCTTGAGAGACTAGAGGATGCGGATCCTTACCAGATACTTGAACCATCGAAAGCAAAAGTAAGTAACTGAAAACTTTTGAAGGAAACATTTTCGCCTGTTCTGGTGATTTAACCAATCAGTCAATGTGATCTATTTTATCTCTTCTAGAAAAAAGCTGGCAAGATAAAGAAACCTGAggtaagatagatagatagatagatagatagatagatagatagatagatagatagatagagagatagatagatagatagatagatagatagatagatagatattgatcccaataaaatgggaaattacagtgttacagcagcaaaatcactCACAACAcagaatgtaaatataaatgaaatactaggatacaatatacatacatacaatatacatgaaataataataggaataaaatacacaagttgagaatacaaaaatgtgcaactgcttaaacagtagataaaatgtaaatagaccaattgtgcaggttacacttagtgcagtattgtggtgtctcagagtctcatgtagcacccagtgatgacatgttaaagagttttattgcctgtggtaggaatgatttcctgtagcggtccgtgcggcattgaaactgtcggagcctcttagagaagctgctcctccaTTGGACCaatggggggtggagagggtggtcggggGTTATcaatgatagataacagtttgttcagtgagtAAGTAAAGTTTCATTACTCAGTCACACAGTCTCTAAAATCCTAAATCTTTAACAAAATAAACGTTCTAGCAATTGTGGGAAATagtcaaaataaaaggaaaatgtttaAACTTGTTATGAAATCGCCATAGGCCATTATCGCACCAAACATGTAGAGTTAAAATAACAGGGGTTACTGATAACATTAGCGATGGCTCTGTTCTATTCAAGTGTTTCAGTAAGTAAACCATGAGAGTGTAACGAtcagccagcatgcacaataccaggaccctgaagcagctaaatggaattcagccgtTAATGATTTTAATGTTTACATCTGTGCTTTTCCCGCTGTGACCTGTCAAAATGTCTACTCTGAAGGGAATATTCACACTAAATTGCAGTTATCTTTATAGTATATTTAACAAGTTTCACCTCAAGCTGATCAAATCGcagtgaaagacaaaaaaactgctTGATAGTGTTCCTTCTTTTTGATGCTAAATGGCCCAGGCCTACTATTTCGAGACCTTTTGAgcagtgatggccaaatgaagctttgtgaatcagtgtctttattttctgagcccactagatagcgctcttggttttaagagaaaggcctaaggcattgcaattcagtatATTCTCGaccaattgttgaacagagaaaaaccatgtagtgggctcagaaaataaagacactggttcacaaagcttcattcaCTGCTTTTGATCATATCTTACATCAAGATCCAGATATCTGCAATCTTttatcacaaacaaaacacagatatGCTGTCTGTTTGCTGGTTTAATCAATATGAATGTTTAACTTTGTCTCTCTGCTCTACAGTTGACCAAAGCTGAGGATAAAGATCCCTCTGAGTCATTGGTCCCCAATGGCTCGGATCCACCCCCTCCGTAGTCCTGCATGCAGAGACAGCATTGCTTATTAGACCTGCAACAATTAGATGATTGATCATtgattaaaagacaaataagCAAATGTGCGGATGAGCAATTAACTGTTTAAGTAATCGATCCAGCAAATAAATCCCTGACATTGTCTGGATCTAGCTATAGCTTCTCAAAAAGGATGATTTGCTGGgtctgcttttcttttgttgtacGCGCCGTGGTAGTTCTAGACTACTTCAAATGGTGGGCTAGAGTTACAGTAACTGTGCTGTAAGCTTCTGCAACCAGACAGGCTGCTAACACTTCACTTTTGTAATTTACATATCTACTAGCCATTCTGGGGGCTACCTGAGGCTGTactagctaacatgctaatgctAACAATGCACACAGGTATATTTAGGCCTATGTTACGCATGTTATTTTAGCATCATGCGAACATTTAGATACAAAGTTCAGCAGAAGCTGATGGGAATGTGATTAGATATAAATTAAAATTCTAAATTTAAACCTCATAGAGGCACTATATGACCAGCTGTAGTGTGACTGGCTGCTGTACCCACTGTAAATTCATCATGTAACTGAATACCAATAAAAGACAAAGCACATGtcaaaacaattgaaaatgGTTTAATGATGTATACAACAAAAGAGAActgtacatttacagtaaaagattatctttatatgtgtataaaaacaaaacaaacaaaaatacagcagaCAAATGCATCAAAATCTACTATGTATCCTGATTCACATACTTAAAACTCCTACACAACCTTTCAGTTCTACGCCGCCATGACTggaggcagtttttttttgtttttgtccttgtAGTCAGATTGTAGCAGTGTCCCTCAGTGGTTTTTTGTCCATGATGGAAACCAGGGCTTTTTACATTAGAGTCCTGGAAGGACAATTGTTATCAGGCTGCAAAATAAGAGAAAGGGAAATACACCGGGGACACATTCCTTTAGATGAGCCCAAGCTTTCCAACATGAGTAGTAAATGTCTCACAGAATGCTGTTTTGAGATACACAGAagtaatatgtacatggttggcgttttttttcttcttttttttttctcgtttttCCTCTTGTTGAAAGCCATGGTCACTTGGGCTGTGAACTGAtaatcacacacaacacacccaaaaacatacaaaaatactATATCTTTAACCTACTAAGAGTAAGACAGTTCTGCAATAAGTTCCATGCTGTGACAGAAAGAGGATTACAACAAACAAACGAACGAGAAACAGACGCAAGGTTTTTCTCAGAAATATaccaaaatatacatttaagctTTGGAATTACTGAGGCTAGGAATAAAGCCAGTGCTGGGTTTGTCTCTTAATACACATGCTGCAGGGTGGaagggagagaaacagagaaagacacaggaCAGAGAGATATCTTTGGTATCTGCATTTGTCAAAAGTTAAATATTTGGATTTTTGCTTTGGGATAGAGCTTGTGAGGTCCTACAACCTCACATGGAGTAAAGCATTGAACAAAGTGTCACTGAAGCCCATCGGCCAGAGGTCTGAGCCAGAGGGACACAGTCCATGCAGAGTGAAGGACCATGATGCATAGTGTCACAGCTGATCAGAGTCTGTAGTGAAGAGACAATGTCAAAGGAGAAAGCAGAGCAGGGGGaaaagggaggaagaggaggagggacacAGCAGTGAGTTTTAGCAACCGCAGGATGTGTATTCCTGGAGACAACAGGGTAAATGTCCTGGGACTACAGTGTACAGGTGATGAGGAAGATACAGACACACTGTGAGAGGCAGGATCGGCATTTTCACCACAGTCcttgagagagagggagagagaaagagtggagGGGAAACATCCTAGCAACAGCGCTCAAGACAGACAAAACATACAGAGTCCTGAGCATGTACAGTGTGCACAGGATTTACCCTCAGTGTGTATTAACAAACATCACCCAGCTACCACCAGATTGGTTTGTGTCTGTCGGAGAAGCCCGCTCAGCCCCTGttcaaccccccctcccccctccgaTCCCCACCCACAGGCACTGTAACCGCCGCACTGACAGGAAGCCGGAGTGTTTCCGGGGCGGGATACATTcacatgcaataaaaaaacaaactcagatGAATTGAGGACTTGGGTGAGGGCGTGCAGCTGGGATTTGATGCTGAGCAGTGAGGCAGGGATGGGCCGAGTGAGGGGTGTCGTTCGTATACAATCAAGTTAGAAGTCTTTGGTTAATGTTGGTACCACAGGAAAAGCGAGAGCGGGCTGCAACAGCACACCGTCATGTGGTTAGACATGTACATACCTGTGCTCggtcagtttaaaaataaaactttaaaaaaacaggattgTCAAACTTAAAAGTGATCAAACATGGAGGGAACTCTATTTGTATAACAGACAGTAATGGAATAAAATACACCAAAATAAACTCTCAATAAAGTCTCAAGTTACAACAAATCCTTTCTATCCAATGCTGAAGAATACATCAGTGTGCAGCATAAAAACACcaaattgttaaagaaaaaaaacagcaaacattcATGAGAACTGGTATGtattctgcccccccccccccccgtggtgGCTTTTACTACAACCCTTCACTAAGTACAGGTATGAACGGGCTTCTCCACTGACAagtttgtgtattttctttttttttttgtaattttctttaaatgtttttttatttgttttttttattttgtaattagaTTAAAGCAGGTTTCACTCAGTTTTGAGTTAGAAATGAGGTATACAACAGCTTTTGCTTTAACTGGTGCTCTATACTTCCTTTGTCACCGCTAACAACCGCAAACCAGTGTGGTGGATCAACAAACTACAACTTGATGCATGGCCGATCCACAAGAGCATCTTGAAATCTAGGGATCACGTAATGAAACCAAAGCATTAAAGCAAAGCCGGTCGCAAAAAGACTGTCAGTAAATTAGATAATTAGTAGAGATAAAATAGTCAAACTATAACAATAAACGGTAGTTTTTACTTTATAAATCATAAACCGACTTGCTTTAAAACTTCAGCTAATCAGCAGAGAACCCCTtctggacaaaaacaaaaataagtacTCTCATGTCTCcctatttcttttaaatcccACTCTCAAACACCTGCCGGAAGATGGAAAAAATGCACCATAATGGTTTGCAGACTGCCCTCCCTATTCTCTCTTTATAAGACActcacattcacaaaaaaacacacattcacaaaaaaacacacacacacacacacatccacctgCTGGAATTATTAGTAAAGCTTTCCTCACAGGTATCCTCAACCTGTCTGAGTTGCACCTAAACAGGTAGCAACCTAATCATCCCACACTCCAAAATGCCCAAAGTACACcgtttttttcagtgaaaacaATGCACCAGGTGAGCTCAACGCTCaagctctctctcactcacacacacacacacacaccaacaatgCTACAATACTCATGTCTTCTACGTAACAATAAGGCATAAATGATAATGTTAATCTTCTTTGTCAAACTAAGAAAGCCAGTGATCTTGCCCTCTCACactatacaaaacaattaaaggcataaagtataaaaaaaaaaaaaaatcaaatcaaatgattGTTAAAAACAGCACAACAAATCAAGTCCACAATGactcaaccaaaacaaacaataacaatgtaTTCAAAGATTAAGATCAGATGCTTCAGAGTCAGGAGCGCCTAAACAAAAACTTCCCGTTGAAAAGATCTCGCAGATACACAACAGACGCGCAGGTGTCAGCGACGTACGCACCACCGAGGCGTGGTCTCAGACTTCTCttattttttggtcttgtcAGTTCTCAAAGAAAATTTGcttttttgcaataaaaaagatttaggggagatttttttttccgaGTAAGCATGATAAACACTACATTCAGTCTTGATAACATACTGgttcaaatataaaatatgaatatctTACacgtgtttatatatatatatatttatatgtatagaATTAAGAAAAGATTGTTTCTCTAATTCTTAAGTCTTTCCTCAGATAAATATTTCAGTAACATCCTATGGTGCCAATGGCAAGTGGTTCATCTTGCTAGCACACGTTCAACTctttaaaaactacaaatagCACTGGAACAGGACTGAGTCCGATAGGCCCGTTGTGACCTTCAAGACGGGGAAACCAGCAGACGTGAGCAGCCAGACACCTGCCTAGCTGCAAAGAGAAAAGGTTTTTACTTTGGCAAGAAGGATctcaaaataatatttaaaccTGGAAATACCCCATAAATAGTAGTACTAGAAAATAGCAGTAGTAGGTTGTCCTTTTATGTATGGTTCATCAGTATAAAATTTGAATGGCGAGCCAGACAGTTCTTATACATTCTACACTGTTCTGTACACAGAAACGCCTAAAGGTGAACCTTATGTTTAAGTGCTGCTGAGGTAtattcagtcaaaataattcaacaGAAAAGAAGTACACAAGAGGATAACGTGGACAGATTTGACTGCTTACAGCCTCAGTGATCTAATTGTCACTGTGgtattttaatttgttattttaagcagCAGAACAATTCTACTTTTTACGTGGGGTATAGTTGACTGTGTAGCACATAACAGTACTTAGTCCAACACTGTGTTGAGTAAGATAATTTGGCAGGTTTTCAAACTGATCCACAGACAGATTTAGGAAGCAACATACTGTTTCATAGCATGATGGTTCAAAATGGCGGCGCTGATAGGAGGTGTATGTTATCTGATGATCCGATCTATGCATTTACATAGGTGAGCCCTTCAGACGGGAGGGTCAAAACCACAAAACCTGACTTTCACAGAGTGTAGTCATAAAGCTATAGGAAAGCATGCAGGCCTCTCAACAGCTCAACACCATCAAGAGTTTCAGCAGCAAGTTGTTAAAGCTAGGTTCCTCTGATCCTTATCCAGCAGCACCAAATCAGGAGCATCCGGTATTGACCGAGGTGGGAGAAGAGGAACGTAATTTGTCAGCACTGTGGAGAGTAAAGATCGTCGGAACGGCAACTTGAGTGCTCGAACAGGCACAGCAACTACTGAGGAAAACCACTTTGGTTCAAGCTGTTTTATGGCTGATTATTagtacaaaaccaaaaacagaaccTTTCCATGTTGCTTCAGAAAAGTCCAAAACTGCTACCAAAATGGCCAAAACCGATAAACAAAAGCCATCAAATGGCTGAAAGATCACATGGATCAGGTGTTAGGGAAAAGGCCccggcaataaaaaaaacaatttaaaaagagTAAAAGGAAACTTTCTTTCTCATGCCCCAACCCACCTATCCATCTTTTTTTGACAGTTATGCTGCCAATTCAAAAGTTGAGTGATGAGacattttgtcaaattaaaaaaaaaggtcatctTTGGAAAATGATCATCAAAATATTGCATTTCTATATTCTGTTGACAATGACAAGAGATTCTGTACTCATAAATATATTGACTAGACTAAGCTACACCGGCTACACACAGcaattattttaacaaatatttttgGTATATCGTAAAGTACGTAAGCCTGTCGAATGACTGCAGacacaaaaaagacagaattTCATTTCTCCCACAACAGGCAGACTGCAGCTCATCAATCCAGTTTTTTGGTACAGATACTGTGCACAAGTAGATACGACGGTACTactattaaaagaaataaaacaaaaacacaacgcAATAACCCCATCTAGCCAATGCTGCCATACATTTGGTACGATGACCGTGCCCCCTGACTAGTACTCCCCAAAGAGACCAGTCAGCCACAGAGCCTTGTGGATCATGCAGTTACTCAGCATCTGTCTCAGCATCTGCCTGAGCTGTAGACAACACATGCAGACTTCTAGTTTCCAACTCAGTACCCAAGCATAATGTACACTTTCCCAATGGACCACCATCCAAAACATATCACTCTTTATAAGACACGGGACTGCATGTCTCTTTATAAAGCTCTCAATGCAATGTTTCAGTCATTTTCTATAAGTGTCTATAATCTGCACCGAGAACGTAATTTTACAAAAGCTTGGGGGCTCGTCTGCCACTGCAGCAAAATGTAAAACTCAGTGTTTCCAAAAAGAGACTCAGAGAGACACATCTTGTCCCTCTGACCCTTAAAGCAATGATAACCTTTATATCGACTACTTATTACTTGTTTTTAAAGCCTTATAACCACGATTAAAAGTTGATAGTTGAATCTTAACTTAATATTAGACTTACAAAgttctgaaaatgtcaacaacaaaaatggacagcaaagataaagaaaaaaaagtttctacAATTTAACTGATATGATTACGTCAAGgcctgtccaaaaaaaaaaaacataattaaagatGGGGTGACACACAAATCCCCATTAGTGATATTGAATATTGTGAAATTAGTAGTAAATCAGTTTAGTTTAAATGTTAAGAGTAAAATCTTAAAGTTTTTGGTTAGAAGTAGTTTAACAGTTTTTCAGAAAATTCTGACCTGGAAATAGGaggatatatgtatatatacatatatatatacacacacacaaaatgtgaaTATATTGATGGTACCAAGGATATTTTTCTTCTTGGACACTTTTCAAGGTTCATGAGGAGCGGCAGGCCAACAGCAGTGTCCATCGGGCTACTGTTTGTGGGGAAATAAACATCCAAGAatcataaaaaggaaaaaaacaggaaacactacaaaataaaaaagtcaaccTCAACCTCATTTgaggttgttttctttttggtggCAGCAAAAGGattaaataataatagataCAATAGAAAGAATGTGGGGTGGTTAGTGAAGCTCAGAGCCTATATCAAACGACCTCCCTATTCCCCACGTTGTGTGAAAGGAGTAGTGCACGACATAAGAAATAGGGCGTTAATTCAGGATGCAGCCTGACTGGCTTCACTGAGCCTTGGAGGCAGTGGTAATGGTCGAGGCTTGCACAGGCACAGCAGCCGTGGTTGCTTGATGATGGGCATCAGCAGTCACCTGCAGCCCCCCCGCCCCGGCCGACACCAGGCTGACGGGGTTACTGGTGAGCAGCGACAGGTTCTGGGGGTTCAGGAAGAGCGGCGTGGTCACCAGGTTGGGCGTGTTACCAGCAGAAGTGTTGGCGAACAGCAGGTTGCCGCCATCCAGAGAAGTGATGGGGATCGTTCCGCCCGATGCCAGAGCTGTGGAGAAGATGGAACAGTTGATGTGTTTAGACGGAGAGCGAGGGGATGAGATAGTTGACGGTGTGTGGAAGACCAAACCTTTCTTATgaggaaaaatgtaaaacaattaaattaaaaaacacaaatactttatactatttattatCTCTCAGCAGGATtattatgaaggtaaatatggtgcaataTGTGAGAGCGTGTAGATgcaatgtgagcacttgtagaatatgatttgagagcttgtggaaaaaatctgtactcgtatttttttccccacttcagtcacttttccagtacaaccacaactcagtgattacaacctctcgaatctgtcgctgcagtgtgctctctcgcatcacacagcggcgagtctgcgccctcgatttttgcaacacttcttgccaAACTAATTtatacctgtggacttagtctgtggagctccgagccaacaggacggccggggacagcagggttaCTATCGCCTGATGAgagacaactctgtccggcttatttatgtagcatgaaagttagcgttagctaactagcagccggCCCGCTTCCAGATGCTAGACCAGTTGTACGAACAATGTGTTATCATAATAAACCCATAATGatgttttaaatttatttggccattttatttattgattcattaatttatctataataataatacaaataataatttcCTAATGACTCAGGTTTGCTCCTCTATACCAAAAGAATTTCAAACCAGGGCTGCAAACCTGTAGTAAAttatatgatttaaaaaaagggccGGATTCacactgtaatatatttatgtGGTAAAGTACCCGTGAACTTCTGCATTCAGCAGTACATACAATCTGTGTGAGAACACTACCTGGGAGTTGCAAAGAGGTCTATCTGTATTCTTTAAATGTAATAAGTGACCATCACGATATGCTCTGCAAGGTAAACAATGTTAGTTTGGGCTTCAAGTTCatatgaaaaaaatagaaatatttgAAATGGAGAATTGAATATACTTACATTGATACACACCTTGGATAGTAGCCAAGGTATTGTTGCTCATGAAGGCAGGACTACCAAGGCCACCAGAAGTCAGACTGAGCAGGGCCCCCCTGGACACACAGACAAGATCATTTAGATCAATAGAGAATACACCTGAACACCTGAGTAAACTCCACAGAAGTAATAACCAGAGGCCTCGTTTAAACATAACCAATACTAACCCTGGGGCAAACTGGGAGGACATCAGTCCTGGGTTgagcccagcagcagcagcagccatagCAGCAAAGCCGCTGGGTAACTGGGCCCCCTGCAGCGCCGCAGACAGCCCTGATGCCGTCACCATCAGCTGACCCGTCCCTAAAGTGGTGGCGATGGATGTCGGTGCCTGGGTGACGATTGTTTGCGCCTTGCTTTCTGTTGAAGAGTGAATAGTCGTTGGCGACGGGCTCAAAGATGGAGAGCTGGCTGTAGTCATCATaggtgcagtggatatgacgGATGCAGTGTTTGTGGCTCCAACTGTCGTGCCTTTGAGGAAGCGtggggagaaaacacaagttaaCCTCAAATTAAATCATTATGTGTGATTAGACACACATGTTCATTaaggcatacacacacatcacgCACACCCATACACACCTGTGAAAGACAAACTGGAGACGCTGGTGCTGGTGAGAGGCATCACTGGGTTTACAGTCAGAGTGGTGGGTGTGTTAATAGTTGAACTGCTCACAAGGCTTGCTGTGCTGGCCACCTGAGAGAAAGAATAAGACGGAGGATTGAATAAGCTACTGTCTTAAGATTGTCCTTTAGCTACAGCCACAAACAAAATGAATCTTTTGGCATTGTAGCAAATTCCAGAGAACAAATAACAAATCCAGGAACAGAACAGAGACtgaaaaccttaaaaaacaGTCCTTGAAGAATCACTTAAGTGTGAGTGTGTCCATCCTTACCAAAGGGCTACTAGGGGTAAAGATGGTTTTGATGGGGGTGCCACCTCCTCCACTGTTGCAGCTGCTGGGGGGGTTGatcctcttctctttctgtcGGCGATTGCAGAACCAGACCCGGATCACCTCCTTCTCCATGTTGAGCTGGTCAGCGATCATGGTGATCTCTTCAGAGGTAGGTTTTTGGTTCTGCTTGAAGAGGGCAAAAAAGCCAGAGATTCCCTGTGAGCACTAAGGAGACGATCGTCTTTAACATgataatttacatattttactatttaaacACTTAATGGTGGgcaaaaattaaatttgatcaatattgttAACTTCAGGAATATGAGTTATAACCTCCAGAAAGCTTTTTTCTAAGGCCACTCGGATGTTGGTCTCAATACTGGTCCTCTTTTTCCGTCTGCGATTGATCCCCTCTATGCCCATGCCTGGGGAGCACAGAGCACTGGGGCTGGACAGGGCCTGGTCAGATGTCAGGTTCTCTGCACAAACAGCACCGACACAAAGCAAGGGAAGAGAGGTAAAGACAAGGCGCTGTAAAGACACACAACCTACGCCTCATGCATGTGCTTTTGTGTCGCTCATTCAGGTTTCAGAGGTCAGGGACACACCTGCATCATTGAGCCACTTCTCCAGCAATGGCTTGAGTTTGCACATGTTCTTAAAGCTCAGATTCAAGGCCTCAAAGCGAGAGATGGTAGTTTGGCTGAAGTCGTTTCCATACAGCTTCCCCATGGCCAGGCCAACATCGCCCTGGAGAatggagggagacagagaaacatgAAAAATGGAAATCCCTGCGTCACGATCACTTTTTCCCACAGCAAAGATACACCAATAATATGAGTTAATTATTGGT is a genomic window of Etheostoma spectabile isolate EspeVRDwgs_2016 chromosome 11, UIUC_Espe_1.0, whole genome shotgun sequence containing:
- the pou2f1b gene encoding POU domain, class 2, transcription factor 1b isoform X1, with amino-acid sequence MADGGAASQDESSGPDAKVNNQSETTKCAMESGDGNTGIQINGFDFQRQTVPTTSAITNAHAQALLQQLTLTPAQQQMLIQQAQAQLLAAAVQHSANQQNSTTGASISASAATPITQLPLSQPIQIASQLQQQNLSLPQFVLVQPGHSIATQLQPAQFFISQTPHGQQGILQAQSLLTQLPQSQANLLPTQPCITLATQPATPTRTTAATPIQSLPHSQTPPKRLDTPTMEEPSDLEELEQFAKTFKQRRIKLGFTQGDVGLAMGKLYGNDFSQTTISRFEALNLSFKNMCKLKPLLEKWLNDAVCAENLTSDQALSSPSALCSPGMGIEGINRRRKKRTSIETNIRVALEKSFLEQNQKPTSEEITMIADQLNMEKEVIRVWFCNRRQKEKRINPPSSCNSGGGGTPIKTIFTPSSPLVASTASLVSSSTINTPTTLTVNPVMPLTSTSVSSLSFTGTTVGATNTASVISTAPMMTTASSPSLSPSPTTIHSSTESKAQTIVTQAPTSIATTLGTGQLMVTASGLSAALQGAQLPSGFAAMAAAAAGLNPGLMSSQFAPGGALLSLTSGGLGSPAFMSNNTLATIQGVYQSLASGGTIPITSLDGGNLLFANTSAGNTPNLVTTPLFLNPQNLSLLTSNPVSLVSAGAGGLQVTADAHHQATTAAVPVQASTITTASKAQ
- the pou2f1b gene encoding POU domain, class 2, transcription factor 1b isoform X8; the protein is MLIQQAQAQLLAAAVQHSANQQNSTTGASISASAATPITQLPLSQPIQIASQLQQQNLSLPQFVLVQPGHSIATQLQPAQFFISQTPHGQQGILQAQSLLTQLPQSQANLLPTQPCITLATQPATPTRTTAATPIQSLPHSQTPPKRLDTPTMEEPSDLEELEQFAKTFKQRRIKLGFTQGDVGLAMGKLYGNDFSQTTISRFEALNLSFKNMCKLKPLLEKWLNDAVCAENLTSDQALSSPSALCSPGMGIEGINRRRKKRTSIETNIRVALEKSFLEQNQKPTSEEITMIADQLNMEKEVIRVWFCNRRQKEKRINPPSSCNSGGGGTPIKTIFTPSSPLVASTASLVSSSTINTPTTLTVNPVMPLTSTSVSSLSFTGTTVGATNTASVISTAPMMTTASSPSLSPSPTTIHSSTESKAQTIVTQAPTSIATTLGTGQLMVTASGLSAALQGAQLPSGFAAMAAAAAGLNPGLMSSQFAPGGALLSLTSGGLGSPAFMSNNTLATIQGVYQSLASGGTIPITSLDGGNLLFANTSAGNTPNLVTTPLFLNPQNLSLLTSNPVSLVSAGAGGLQVTADAHHQATTAAVPVQASTITTASKAQ